The genomic stretch ACTCCAAGAATGGCAAGGTAGCATGCTTCGGTTGGTCCCCTTCGACGTTCTCCACTGTCGTCAAAGATCTGAGGAAAACTAGCCGAAATAGCCGTCAATTCTGGTGGAATCTGCTTGACTTGCCGGCTTAAGGCTGCAATAACTACCAAGTCCAAATAGGATCAGTTTGGGGGTGTAGTTTATTGGCGGAAGTACGAGTGCAAGAGGGTGAACCGTTGGAAAATGCCCTCCGCCGCTTCAAGCGTAAGGTTCAGACCGAAGACATCATTAAGGAAGTAAAGCGGCATTCTTTCTACCTGAAACCGGGTGAGAAGAAGCGCGTGAAACAGGCGCTGGCTCGCAAGCGGAATCGGAAGAAGGTTCGCAAAGAACAGGACTAGCAACCTCTAAAAGAGAGGGCCGCCTAAGCTGGCGGCCCTTTTTCCATTTGGACAAAAACTTCGCAGTCTGGAGAGAGTTTAGCGTTAACCGTTCCCGAGGGGAATGGAGGGCCGAACCTGCAGTTGGGGACAAGTCCCGAGAATCGAAATCGCCCTGTAGCCACGCGGGAGCGGTATTCGTGCAATTTCGCGGGAGAACGGGGGCTTCTCATGGAATTCCAGGACAGGCTGCTGAAGTGCATAGACTGCGGCTCTGAGTTTCTCTTTACGGCTGGCGAACAGCTCTTCTTCCACGACAAACAATTCAAGAACGAACCGAAACGCTGCAAGCCCTGCAAGACAAAACGCGCTGCGGCGGTTGGCGCGCCTCCGGCAAACAGTTATCAGAAAGTGGAAACCCGCACGACCTGCTCACATTGCGGCAAGGAGACCACTGTGCCGTTCAAGCCGACACAGGGACGTCCGGTATTTTGCCGTGAATGCTTCCAGCAGCGCCGCACGGTCAGCGCCAGCGCTTAAACGACCCAAGATATCAATCCTTGAATTTTTGCAAGAGTAGTGTGTCTGGGCTTGCCCATCACCACGGAAAAGCAAAAGCCCGCAAGTCTGCGGGCCTTTAAACACTAAATTGCGAGTTAGGAGTGCCTGGCAATGGCAGTTTTGTCCTGCGGGGCGCGATTAGCTGATTTTTTTTTAAGAGTTGCCGAACCCTGACGCTCGTGACGCCTGTCCTCGTGATTCACAAGGAGCGCTTCGATCTGGCGTAGTAGGTCGTTAGTATTCATAGGCTTAACTAACATGGAGTCGGCGCCCTCTTCCTTCCAATCGCTACCCAGGAGCGGGAAGGCAGTAAGGATGGCAACTGCCGGATCGTAATCTTGCTTCTTAGCCTCGCGGATCACGTCGTAGCCGGCGGTTTCGGTCTCCATCCGCATGTCAGTGATAATCATTTGGTAAGTATTCTGAGGAAGCCGGGCTATAGCTTCCTTGCCGGACGCGGCCGTATCCACTTCAAATCCGTTGATTTCGAGGATAGCTTTCAGCGTGAGAAGAATAGCGAGTTCGTCATCAACCAGCAGGATGCGACGTTTCATCGGGAATGCTCCAGGGGACCGATACTGAGTCGGTTTGAGCGTATTGAGGAAGATATAGCCATCCAGAA from Terriglobales bacterium encodes the following:
- the rpsU gene encoding 30S ribosomal protein S21; this translates as MQEGEPLENALRRFKRKVQTEDIIKEVKRHSFYLKPGEKKRVKQALARKRNRKKVRKEQD
- a CDS encoding response regulator; translated protein: MKRRILLVDDELAILLTLKAILEINGFEVDTAASGKEAIARLPQNTYQMIITDMRMETETAGYDVIREAKKQDYDPAVAILTAFPLLGSDWKEEGADSMLVKPMNTNDLLRQIEALLVNHEDRRHERQGSATLKKKSANRAPQDKTAIARHS
- a CDS encoding zinc-ribbon domain containing protein, with the protein product MEFQDRLLKCIDCGSEFLFTAGEQLFFHDKQFKNEPKRCKPCKTKRAAAVGAPPANSYQKVETRTTCSHCGKETTVPFKPTQGRPVFCRECFQQRRTVSASA